A single region of the Populus nigra chromosome 2, ddPopNigr1.1, whole genome shotgun sequence genome encodes:
- the LOC133682136 gene encoding uncharacterized protein LOC133682136 — MWRKLARLRSNVQNIRKSPRVADESMFGGMNGAEFPILVHDMNRTQRWNALSALLRIVLAPFSIPSCFSSQPHVHGADGLWVTGEFAQLSEMNHLMVNDSMRYAILM; from the coding sequence ATGTGGCGCAAGTTGGCTAGATTGAGGAGCAACGTTCAAAACATCAGGAAAAGCCCACGAGTAGCTGATGAGAGCATGTTTGGAGGCATGAACGGAGCTGAATTTCCAATCCTTGTTCATGATATGAACAGAACACAAAGGTGGAATGCCCTTTCTGCCCTGCTTAGAATTGTTCTTGCACCATTTTCAATTCCTTCTTGCTTCTCATCACAACCTCATGTCCATGGTGCTGATGGTCTCTGGGTGACTGGTGAGTTTGCGCAGCTATCAGAGATGAATCATCTCATGGTAAATGACAGCATGCGCTATGCAATCTTGATGTAG
- the LOC133682952 gene encoding LOW QUALITY PROTEIN: exopolygalacturonase clone GBGA483-like (The sequence of the model RefSeq protein was modified relative to this genomic sequence to represent the inferred CDS: deleted 2 bases in 2 codons) yields MAAGVAYHLCFLLLVTQVKGSNFDVKAYGAKANGMTDDTKAINSAWKDACAAKEASTVVIAKGNYMVGPLKFEGPCTAPVTVKVQGTLKATADPKRLRDDWVAFRNVEGLTVSGGGIFDGQGAIAWSVNNCAKTGKCNSLLTNLQFTKLTNSKIEGITSLNSKLFHMNILNCNNVTFQNIVINAPKNSLNTDGIHIGRSTMVNITGATIKTGDDCVSLGDGCQQINVEKVTCGPGHGISIGSLGRYHDEQPVHGVTVRNCTLQNTENGVRIKTWPASPSGVASNVNFEDIIMKNVSNPILIDQEYCPYNNCLAKVPSRVKISDVRFEGIRGTSATQVAVKIVCSRGLPCQNVSVEDINLVYNGKEGSSTSLCANVKPQVSGKVFPATCTPSA; encoded by the exons ATGGCCGCAGGAGTTGCATACCATTTGTGCTTCTTGCTATTAGTCACCCAAGTAAAAGGTTCAAATTTTGATGTGAAAGCCTATGGAGCGAAGGCTAATGGCATGACAGATGATACCAAG GCTATAAATAGCGCTTGGAAAGATGCATGTGCTGCCAAAGAAGCCAGCACGGTGGTGATAGCAAAAGGGAACTACATGGTCGGTCCACTGAAATTCGAAGGACCTTGCACAGCCCCTGTAACGGTGAAGGTTCAAGGAACTCTCAAGGCTACGGCAGACCCCAAGCGACTGCGTGATGATTGGGTCGCTTTCCGGAATGTCGAAGGATTAACTGTCTCAGGCGGTGGAATATTCGATGGTCAAGGAGCAATTGCTTGGTCCGTAAATAATTGTGCGAAAACTGGAAAATGCAATTCCTTGCTCACA AATTTACAATTCACAAAGCTGACCAACTCAAAAATAGAAGGGATAACGTCCCTGAACAGCAAGCTGTTTCACATGAACATTTTGAACTGCAATAATGTGACCTTCCAAAACATTGTGATCAACGCACCCAAAAACAGCCTCAACACTGATGGGATTCATATCGGTCGATCAACTATGGTCAATATTACGGGCGCAACCATAAAAACTGGGGATGATTGTGTCTCGCTTGGCGATGGCTGCCAACAAATAAACGTTGAGAAAGTAACCTGCGGACCAGGCCATGGCATTAGTATAGGAAGCCTTGGCAGATACCATGATGAACAACCAGTACAT GGAGTTACAGTGAGGAATTGCACCCTC CAAAACACTGAAAATGGTGTTAGGATTAAAACATGGCCAGCTTCCCCCAGTGGCGTAGCTTCAAATGTTAATTTTGAGGATATTATCATGAAAAATGTTAGCAACCCTATTCTTATTGACCAAGAATACTGCCCTTATAATAACTGCCTGGCAAAG GTTCCCTCGCGTGTTAAGATCTCCGATGTTAGATTCGAAGGCATACGGGGCACCTCTGCAACTCAAGTGGCAGTGAAAATTGTTTGTAGCAGAGGCCTGCCATGCCAAAATGTTTCTGTTGAGGATATCAACTTGGTATACAATGGAAAAGAAGGGAGCTCAACATCTCTATGCGCAAACGTGAAGCCCCAAGTCTCCGGGAAAGTATTTCCAGCCACCTGTACTCCGTCTGCTTAA
- the LOC133682790 gene encoding threonine--tRNA ligase, chloroplastic/mitochondrial 2, which translates to MFVLHKMATSPSSSLCSFSLFLSKPSSLPLLKPPLLSLHSPPLKRFISTASELQHDTQARRRTLLGSSYTKTSPLLSLSTAAIATESATVSHIDAAENEETEKLVLPTNDSSEKLLRIRHTCAHVMAMAVQKLYPEAKVTIGPWIENGFYYDFDMDPLTDKDLKRIKKEMDRIIGRNLPLAREDVSRDEAQRRIMAVNEPYKMEILESIKEDPITIYHIGDEWWDLCAGPHVESTGNINRKAVELESVAGAYWRGDEKKPMLQRIYGTAWENEDQLKAYLHFKEEAKRRDHRRLGQDLDLFSIQDEAGGGLVFWHPKGAVIRHIIEDSWKKTHIEHGYDLLYTPHVAKADLWKISGHLDFYRENMFDQMKIEDEQYQLRPMNCPYHILVYKRKLNSYRDFPIRVAELGTVYRYELSGSLHGLFRVRGFTQDDAHIFCLEDQIKDEIRGVLDLTEEILLQFGFRRYEVNLSTRPEKSVGDDDIWEKATSALRDALDDKGWSFQIDEGGGAFYGPKIDLKIEDALGRKWQCSTIQVDFNLPQRFDVTYVDSNTEKKRPIMIHRAVLGSLERFFGVLIEHYAGDFPLWLSPVQVRILPVTDTQLEYCKEVISKLKGNGIRAEVCQGERLPKLIRNAEKQKIPLMAVVGPKEAETETVTIRSRFSGEVGTIEIDDFISRIKSAIERRTSL; encoded by the exons ATGTTTGTGCTACACAAAATGGCCACATCTCCTTCTTCATCTCtctgctctttctctcttttcctctCCAAACCCTCTTCACTTCCTCTTCTGAAACCCCCGTTATTATCCCTCCACTCTCCTCCTCTCAAAAGATTCATTTCCACTGCATCAGAACTGCAACATGACACCCAAGCTAGGAGGAGGACTCTTCTTGGGTCTTCTTATACCAAAACAAGTCCTCTACTTTCCCTATCTACTGCAGCTATTGCCACCGAGTCTGCCACCGTTTCCCATATCGACGCAGCAGAGAATGAGGAAACTGAAAAACTCGTGCTTCCCACCAATGATTCATCCGAGAAACTTCTCAGAATTCGCCACACG TGTGCACATGTGATGGCTATGGCAGTTCAAAAGCTGTATCCTGAAGCTAAAGTGACAATTGGGCCTTGGATAGAAAATGGGTTTTACTATGATTTTGATATGGACCCTTTGACTGATAAAGACCTCAAGAGGATTAAGAAGGAGATG GATCGTATCATTGGTCGAAATTTACCGCTTGCAAGGGAAGATGTTTCTAGAGATGAAGCACAGAGGAGAATAATGGCTGTTAATGAACCTTACAAGATGGAGATTTTGGAAAGCATTAAAGAAGATCCCATCACTATCTATCATATTG GCGATGAGTGGTGGGATCTTTGTGCGGGACCTCATGTTGAATCTACTGGAAATATTAATAGGAAAGCTGTTGAGCTTGAGTCTGTTGCTGGTGCTTACTGGAGAGGAGATGAAAAGAAACCAATGCTGCAGAGGATCTATGGAACAGCTTGGGAGAATGAGGACCAGCTAAAAGCATACCTTCACTTTAAAGAAGAGGCTAAACGTCGAGACCACAGACGCCTTGGCCAAGATCTTGATCTCTTTTCTATACAG GATGAAGCTGGTGGAGGCTTAGTCTTCTGGCATCCAAAAGGTGCCGTTATTAGACATATTATTGAAGATTCGTGGAAGAAAACACATATAGAACATGGCTATGATTTGTTATACACTCCCCATGTGGCAAAGGCAGATCTATGGAAGATTAGTGGTCATCTGGACTTTTATAGGGAGAATATGTTTGATCAGATGAAGATTGAGGATGAACAATACCAACTTCGACCTATGAATTGCCCTTACCATATTCTGGTATACAAAAGAAAGCTCAACTCTTATCGTGATTTCCCAATCAGGGTTGCAGAGCTAGGAACAGTATATAGATATGAGTTGTCTGGAAGCTTACACGGTCTTTTCCGTGTAAGAGGTTTTACCCAG GATGATGCACATATATTTTGCTTAGAAGATCAAATCAAAGATGAAATTAGGGGTGTCCTGGATCTTACAGAAGAGATACTATTGCAATTTGGTTTCAGACGGTACGAAGTTAATCTGTCAACTAGGCCTGAAAAATCTGTGGGAGATGATGATATATGGGAAAAAGCAACATCTGCCCTTAGAGATGCTTTGGATGACAAGGGGTGGAGCTTTCAAATTGATGAAGGTGGCGGTGCCTTTTACGGTCCAAAAATTGATCTTAAGATTGAGGATGCTCTTGGAAGAAAGTGGCAGTGCTCTACTATACag GTTGATTTCAATTTACCTCAGAGATTTGATGTTACTTATGTTGATTCAAACACGGAGAAAAAGCGGCCTATCATGATACATAGAGCGGTGCTTGGATCCTTGGAGCGGTTTTTTGGGGTCCTCATAGAGCATTATGCTGGAGACTTTCCATTGTGGCTTTCTCCAGTACAGGTCCGCATTTTACCAGTAACAGACACACAG CTTGAATATTGCAAAGAGGTGATCAGCAAACTGAAAGGCAATGGTATTCGGGCTGAAGTTTGCCAAGGCGAGCGCCTGCCAAAGCTCATTAGAAATGCAGAGAAGCAGAAAATTCCTTTAATGGCAGTTGTGGGCCCCAAGGAGGCTGAGACGGAAACTGTTACAATTAGATCTAGGTTTAGTGGGGAGGTTGGGACCATCGAAATTGATGATTTTATAAGCAGAATCAAGTCAGCCATTGAAAGGAGAACTTCATTATGA